TCCTTTGCAAATATTGTTTTCCTTTAATCTTTAAGGAGCAAAGTTTATGAATGTTCTCTTTAGTATTTACTCCTACTGTGtatattctcttcttctttttttatatcCTCTACCCTATCTGAATAAGGAAAATTAAAGGAActactttctcttcttttccttgttcctccatttttttttcttttctgatatTCTGGCCTTTGGAATGCATTCAAAGATGGAAAAGCATCGATTCTATTGCCTCCCATGTATATTAGGTGGATATCTTTCTAATAATGTTCACAGTTTCTTTAATTAAGATCATAAATTTTATACATGTTCCCTTTGGTCCACCATTGCCCTTTGTTGAATGTTCTTTAATAAGAGATAAagcagtatatatatattaattgctCAAGTATTGACATATTTTATTTTCGAAAACAGTGATGAAACATACTATTAACTTTTGGaggtataattaaaatttttaaaaattctaatggTTTAATGAGAATTTCCCCAAAAAGTTCAAGagttcgattttttttttaattttaataacattaataaaaaaattcaaaaattttaagagaTTAAATAAAACTTATCACAAAAATATCACCAAATTGTTTTAACagtaagaaaggaaaaagaaattaaatattaaatatattgatGCATCATTTTCATGAAAAAGATTTAGTATGAAAAGGTAGAAGAATTAATTAAAGGAACTCATGTGGGTATATCCAGAAATATCCCACCATGGAATTTATTTTGTTTGATCAAAAGCTTGGTTCATTTCTTACATGATATTCTGGATTATGTCAAGCATTGCATATTCTCGTCATTCACCAACActactttctttttttctttagtttttttctattttttattttacctttGTTTTGTCACGTCTGCAACTAGGAAGGAGAGAATTGTTGGGATTAGTTGATGAAGAGGAATCATTTCCAActcatatgaatatatatatatatctttatcaatctaagagaaagaagaaatgaaTGCTCTCTTTTTATATCAGAAATTTATGTTGCTGCCCTGTGGTCCACTTATATCACCCTTTATTCTCCTTGTTGGACTTTCTATTTgttgatatttattatatattttgtgtaGAATTTCTCAAATGCTTGCATCCTCTCGGTAAATAACATGCTCCTCGCCACATTTCTTGCTCTAAAACCCTCCcataaaaaaaaaatcccaaagaCTTGAATTTCAATCTCCTGCTTGCTATTCTCtcaattaaaagtttttatttatttcttgatatataaattgttttgaattttaatttaattaatcagtATTCCTTAAGCTTTTATCCTCAAGTGCTAGCTATTTTCACTTGATCGTTAATGTCGATTAGGGTCTCTGTGTATGAGGCCTCTGTTTATTTTGCTTTCTAATTTTTAACTTTGAGTTTTTGATTGCTTTCTTGGATTGTATCTTTCAAGTTCTAATTTCAGTaaagtaattgacttttcataaaaaaaattaatcacttcTTTTTTTTATGGCCTGGATCACAAGTACAAGCAATGGCGAATCTAGAGGGGTTGGCAGTAGCctctcccttttattttttaaaaaatttaaattagtaaagttaaaattacactttgacttcttttaaaaatgataaaattttaattcaatcttttaaaaattgttagtaaaaattaaaatttaattccgtcactctaaaaaaattttctgacttcaCCCGTAAGAGGGTGGgtcttataaatatatatgacaATGGTTGGTGAGAGTGTTagaattatttgataaaaaacTATAATTGCTCTGGACGTAGTAGAGGAAGGCTCAAACCCAATAAATCCATATCCAGTCCTTCAGTTATGGTCCTACTGGACTGGTTAATTTCCAACATCTGTCACTAGCTTGGAAATGAAACAACAACAATGACCCATTAAGTTGTAGAAAGCCCAACAAACTTCGCACCTAAACCCCCAATTTCTTTAATCTTTCCGTTTGCTCAACCCATTTAATTTTTGCTAAACCTTGGTTTTCTTTTACAAAACAGGTTGTAATGATAAAATATAGTACTTCACCGgttgtataaatttaatttgttaCAAGGTTTAAATATTTGgaagaaattttacaaattaaaaaataattatataaaaaaattcaatatgaatattgttatatttgtaaaaatttataaatagttttaataaaacaaattttaaaaatatttgttataattaaataaaaataaattttaaaacttaagtttttatcttttaatagGACCAtgtatattaaatcaaataaaattaaaatgaagttaGAAAAAGGAATTTGATCTATTAAAATTCCCTATTGAAATTGCACAGGAATTTTTAAATTCTCTAAAATATTTAcctaaacaattttatttttagaaaactcAAATTCCTCTTATGACTTTCTCATCGAAACAGATcgtttaagtttttaattaaaatggataaattatatcatcagtcattaaattatgagtaaatttttgttttaattattaaattatttaaaagttttcgtTTAAGTCGTTGACTTATTAAAATTAGTGCTATATGATTTTCTCTTTTCACACTTCttgcaccaatcgaaagctctcttttcccttctcttctCCAGAtcagtgtttttttttataaaacaactttGGACATtacaaatttgtaaattaaaattcaaataacttttttctccaatttttgacaCTAACTATCAGGTCAActtggatctaaagtatgttcTTTTACTTGTCAATAAGTATCGATCTATCATACTGATAATTAAATCGTCGATTGGAGCTCGCTgacaaaactttaaaaaaaacttaataatctaacaacttaattaaaaaaattttaatatttcaacaagttataaaattttttgaataatccaTTAACTAAATTGTGCATTTTTTTATCAAGCGGTGAAAACAAAAAGTTACCTATAATTTGATCAGCAATTTTAgctaaaaattattattagaaaaagcTAAGCGAATTGAATTGAAAGACCAAAATAACCCTTAGAAACTTTTATCCTCAAAAATCATACCGGTGGCAATGCTTTCATCaccaaacataaaaagaaaatggtTACTCCCCATTATTTGTTGCTTCACAGCAAGCATCCATCACCATTTCCTCCGCTCACCCTTTCCAAAGCCAAATATTACCTTATCTCTCAATTGACTGAACTTAACAATCAACATGGAGGGAATCTCAACGttaattttaatcccaagaaAAAAGTAAACTCACCATCGTCTGTTCATGCAGTGGAGAAAGATAGAGAGCAGTATGAAGTAGACCCAGAGAAGGCCAAAGAAGCCCTCCAAAAGCTTGACCAGCAGCTGCAAACTCTCTCTAATAAACCAGTCAGCACTCCTAAGATCAGAGGTAACTAATATTTCCCTCTCTTTTTATCTTTATAATCTTCAACACTCTGTTGTCCTATTGCTTCtattttggcaaaattaaggAGATTTCTGTTTGTTCCccccttaaatttttaattaaaatcatggATGCAGTTTGGGCTTTAGAGTAAATATTCTTTTACCAAATGTTTCTGTCCTGGAACAAGTCATTTCTCCCAAAGAAATCAAGAGAATAGTTTGATTAGTAGAGTTCAGCAGGAAATAAGTGGTGGCATCCACTTGAGTTTTGttcaatttattcattcaacctCTCTTAGCGATGATATAATAAGAAGGCATCTAGCTGCATCTGGTCTCTTCAGTTAAAAAGGCATCCGCCTGGGTTTAGTCCAATTTATTTGACTGAACAGTAGCTGTACTTATCTATCCGAGCCTGCCAAAGCATATATACAAAGGCATTCCATGTAGCCCTCTATTCTTATTGCAAATGgccaatttaatttctttaaactgTCTTGATCCTacccatattctagtaggatttgTCAGCAAGAAAAATCTCATTTAAAATGATTGCACTATTAGGACATAAACCCGTTTCTTCTTGTTAAATAGCGCACTTCGGGTGAGTGACACAGGTAGAATCAAGTTATTCTAAATTTAACATATACATGAAGGTTCATACATTTATACCCATGTTCGAATTTACTAGCTTGTTAACCAAGGCTGTTGAGGAAGTGTAGTGACATGTTTCCTTTTAACTGATTTGCAGCTTCAGATGTAAAGCTTACAAGGGACGAAATGGTAGAAGATAGCCCAGAAATTTCAGGGTCTTTCCTAACATCTTTAACTACTGCTCTTCTTATTTTCACAATCTTCTACAATGTGTTGTTTTATTTTGTGATAAAGCCATCCATAGATGGACCAGACTCACCTCCTCCCCAACCTACCACCAGCTTCACTGAGCCAAGAGTTTTGCAGTAGTTCTCCACTCCTTCCACCATTAACACCACCACTTCTGTCTAAGTTAATGTTGGTTAGAGTTTTAAGAGCAATTTTTCTTATACATGTAATTGGAACATGAAGCATGTTTTCGCCCATATCTCTTGAAACACAGAAATGCAAAGCAAAAGAAATATGTGAAACTTTGAATCCTCCAAGTTTCCTTTATATTTCAAACGTACATCGTGAGATGCATGAAAGGAAAACTAAAATGCCATTGTACGAacctttattattattgtttaaaaattacAAGTAAACTGAAAATTACTCAATTGGTTATTATTAAATTCATCTCTACTTCATGTGGTGACAAATG
The genomic region above belongs to Gossypium hirsutum isolate 1008001.06 chromosome D05, Gossypium_hirsutum_v2.1, whole genome shotgun sequence and contains:
- the LOC107906696 gene encoding uncharacterized protein; amino-acid sequence: MVTPHYLLLHSKHPSPFPPLTLSKAKYYLISQLTELNNQHGGNLNVNFNPKKKVNSPSSVHAVEKDREQYEVDPEKAKEALQKLDQQLQTLSNKPVSTPKIRASDVKLTRDEMVEDSPEISGSFLTSLTTALLIFTIFYNVLFYFVIKPSIDGPDSPPPQPTTSFTEPRVLQ